The nucleotide window CGTGCACTCATAGCGATTCTATTCAGCCATAATACCGTGCAATCGAGGATGCCGCCATAAGCGTCTTCTGCAGATTCCAGGAAGCTAGGTCACATTGCTTTACCACCCAACCCTCCGGGTCCACCAGCTCCCGCAACTCGTATCCGACGCCGATACGCTTCCGGGCGGTACCCCGCCGCCTGAGGCTCTGCCGCACCAGCCTCCGCGCTTCCGCTTCATCCCGGGCCAGATAGCGGATGGTGCGCCCCCTCGCCCCGATGCGGCCATAGGTCACGTCAACCAGCCAGGTGCCGAACAAGTCGGTGCCCGCTTCGAGCCGGTAAGCACGGTAGCGGCCGCGTGCCGGATCGCACGCTTCGAGGGTGGCGGCAAAGACGTTCATGGTCGGGTTCCCTCCCCTGCCCGGCAGCACGGCACCCCCTTCTCCTTTCGGTAAAGAAAACGAGGGTTTTCTTTACCGCAAGCCGGAGGCACCCTGCCCGATCGATTTTCCTTGCCTTTTGGTGTAAAGTAAGTCAGTCAGGAAATCAAGGTAAAGTTACGGCAGCTTGCGACGAGTTTCTTATCGATTTGCCGCGATTACATGGGATTTGGTTTATGAACATTGGCTACGCACGGGTTTCGACCCTGGAGCAGAACCTCGACCTCCAGCAGGATGCGCTGAAGGCGGCAGGGTGCGAGAAGATCATCGTCGACAGGATGAGCGGTACCCGCCGCGACCGCGCCGGCCTGGAGCAGGTGAGGGAGCAGCTCCGCAAAGGGGATGTGCTTGTGGTCTGGCGGCTCGACCGGCTTGGCCGGTCGCTCAAGCACCTCATCGAGCTGATGAGCGAGCTGGAGGAACAAGGGATCGGTTTCAGGAGCGTGACCGAAGCGATTGACACCACGACTCCCGGGGGAAAACTCATCTTCCACATCTTCGGGGCGCTTGCGGAATTCGAGCGGAACCTGATCCGGGAGCGGACCAAGGCCGGGCTGGAAGCGGCAAGGGCACGCGGCAGGCAGGGCGGCAGGCCGAAGAAGAAGGACGCGAAGCAGCGGGAACTGGCGGTTAGGCTCTACGAGGAAAAGAAACACGCGGTTAAGGAAATCTGTGCCATGCTCGGCATCAGCAAGCCGACGCTTTATGCGTATGTGCGGGAAAGTAGCCTTGTCCCGTGACGAGCCAGGCCGGGAGCCGGCGGAGCCAATCCAGAGGCATCCAAGCGGGCAGGGGAAATGTCCAGACAAATGGCGGCGGAGGCCTATTTTAACCTCGCTCCGAAGCTGGCGGAACTACGGGCGGAAGGGCTGTCGCTGCGGCAGATCGCCGGGTGGCTTAACGGTGAGGGGTATACGACACGGCGAGATATGCCGTGGAATCAGGTGCAGGTGAAGCGAGTGCTCGGGCGAGACATCTTGTATCAAATTAATACATATTTAAATGTTAAACGAAATTCAAAATTGCTGAAGTTCACAATGGTCGATCCGCTCCCCTTTTAGGGAGAGGAGTCACATTTGGAACTATACTATCTGTAATCTGATGAGAAACACCGCAGGATTCTTCTGGTGAAAGCTCGACTCGACTTGAGTCATTGCTACTGAATCCAGGATGATTATCAGTTTTGCCACCAAAAAGTTTTCTAGCAGCAATACTACCAATAATACCACCCGCAGCAAAACCAGCGAAGCCAATGGCCAAGGCGAGGTAAGAAGTAATGCCGATTCCGAGCATACCAAGGGTAAGAACTGCGCCCATACCTCCCACTACGGCCCCGAACATCATACCGGCGGATCCAAGAGCTTCAGCCCTCATGTTATGTTTAGTATTATTCATAATTGAATCTTAACCAGTTCTCCTCAAATTGTCAAGCAGCTGCGGATCGATCAGCAAAGGGTTAAGCGGCCTTGGAGAACGACCCTCGGCAGGTTGATGCTGGATCTGTTGCACAGCATCTGGATTCCAAATGCGTTCAAAACTGATTCCAAGGGATGAACCTCCAGGTATCGTAAATTCCTTGATCTTCCCTTGGCGTTCAATGACAAGGGAGACGGTATTTGAGGTTTTTCCACTTTCCACAGCGTCGGCAACACAATCGCAAGTATAATGCAAACAGTACAAATTATTTTTATTGTATTCTTTAATATAATCACCGGGTTCAATTCCAAGCCTTTCAGCAAGACTCCCGCTACGAATTGAAGTAACGATTGGTCTATAACTTTCGAAAGCTAGGAATCGGTAACAAAAAGTACTATCTTCACGGATGGCTTGACGCTCGGAATCAATATTATCTGCCCAGTGTCCTGGCAATACCGCCTGAGCGTAAGTCAGGATGCCCGCGAGATTGGGACCCCCTGTGTAGAATTCTTCGCGACGATCCATCGGATTCCAAGCGATCATGTCGCTCGAAACATACCAATCGCCATCCAATCCACGATGGACAGCCATGGTAGTGTATCGATTTGTGGTTATTTCGTGTGTTTGCATCAGGGCCGTCTGCCCTTGTGCAAGCTCGCTTCTTATGTAGGTGGTATTGGCTGCATGGGACTTGCCACTAATGTGGGCGGCTACATCCCTGAGACGCTTCAGATCTTTGCTTTGCTCTCCGAAATGAAGTTCATCTACTTTGTATAAATGATATTTAAATTCAAAATTTCCTATTTTGTAACATTCATTATCATTAAGATGTGCCTCAGAGTATGCTGCAGCAAAATCGTGATCGTAGTCCGTCTCCCGGCACTTGGTGAGCCTAGTGCTGCTCGTTCCAACCTCTGGACACGGGAGCCCGACCTTGAAGTCAACTTGACTGCCTGCGAGAATGCCATCAGTCCACAGCAACTTGCTGAAGCACGGATCTTCCTGTCCCTCGTTCCTGTTACATTTATACTCAAACATAATGTCAATGTCATGTATATCGTACATGCTATTGTTTTTGATGGTTGCAGTATCGTCACCAAGAATCGCGCGAGAAACATCAATTGAATGCTTCGGATAAACAATATGATAATATTCCATCACCCTCCAATATCTGGTTGCATGCATTCTTGGGTCATCGAACACCCAAGATGTGGTGGCAAACCCATGGTTGTAAGCGTGCTGAAGCCATTTTAATGAGCTATCCAAGTTTCCCCGTCTGGACATAACACACGAGTAAAAATACGCGAAATATTTGTCATTACGCATTTCTTCGAGTGCCTGGTTGGCGTAGCGAAGTGCCGATGCGTGGTCATCGACTGCCAAGTAACAAGACGCGAGTCCAAATCTTACATCAGGCAAGTGCTTGTTAGTAGAAGGGTTATCATCCAAATCGACGAGTGCCTGAAGAGCCGCTCGATTAATCCTAATTGCATCATCGCGAATGCCATCTCTCTGAAGAGTTCCCACCTCGCGAAATCTAATGCTAGCCGCTGAGGAGGCATAGGACGCTGCGACGGCGAGGAAGCCTGCACGAACTGAGTCGAATACCTCTGCGCTCGGAACAAGCGAGGCCGCACGTTCGCACTGTAAGGCTCGATGCATGCGCTGGTATGCAGATTCATCTTCATCGCTTCTGGACAGATCTCCAGCATCTGCCATCAATGCGAATGGGTTCTCCCACCGCATTTCCGAGTTAGGGGAGAAATGTAAGCGTTCCTGATAACCAGTGATCTTCTCCCAGCCAAATTGCTCTGCCAGCACTTTCGTCGACTCTTGAGTTCGAATATAATTTGAAGTAAATTTGTTGTTTAATCGCCTTGCCATGTTTTGAAGTGTTCTGCGTTTTTCTTCATCCATTTTCTCCAGGGCTACACGATTTGCGTTTGATTCCGCCAAGCCAGAGGCAACGCCTACAATGACTCCTCCCGTAAGTGCCAGTGCAGTGACCGGCGCTGCTGCCACTGCAGTCATACCAAAGACCGCAGCGGTGCCGACACCAACAGTTCCTGCCATTTTGATAAATGCAGTTGCTTCCATGCCGCGTCCAATTGCGTCAATAGCAATTGAAGTACCATCGTTTGGTTTATGCCCGGTAATATGTATAATCCCTGCCATATCTAAAAATGCATAATACTCGTTAATGAGGCTTTCGCATTCGCTATATAAAGTTATAATTTCTCTGTCGTATTTATCGATTGGTCTGGTGTGACCAATGATCCCACCTAGCAAGTTATAATTTCCCCTGAGCCAATCCTCGAGTACCACCGCATCTGCTTCGGATGAAGGCCAAGTTCTGTACATATGGTCCAAGAAATAGAGCATAAAACACGATTTGTATTCAATACTGTTTTTATCAATACTGTCTTTAGTTTGGACTGCAGTCGCCACGGGGAGAGCGGCATTCGCTGAGTGAGCGATGCAGAAGAACCCAGTGATAATGATCACAACCATCAGGGCAAAGTTAGGAACGAATTGGCGAAATATTTGCATCGCTGATATCTCGGGTGAGACATTTGCTGGCCTAGTGGAAAAAATATCAGCATCTGATACAATCTTAGCATCTTTTACATCTCGCCACTGCCTGCGGACTCCTGTGCATCGATTGTGATGGCATCGGGGGGCGGCGCTTCTTCCGGAGGCGACCCTCCATTCGAACAGCCGGCGAAAGAAACCATGAAAATTGATGCAATCACGCAATGGAACACCCGTGCCCAATTCATCGTCGTCTCCAAGAATAGATCGGAGGGAGTGCTCTCCCAATCACCGGATGTTTCGCGGCCAATGACCGGAAGTGCGGTTGATGCTACCGGGCTCCTATTCCTATAGTCGAGTCCTTTCTCTGCCTTCATTCCCCATTCTTGCCAGTTTTTCCCGGCTCCGGCAGCGCCCGCCGGCTCCGTACCCGAGGCTCTTGTGCCACCAGCGCCAACCCAGTACCGGGCACTGACTGAAGACTTCCGGCTCTTTGCCGAACGTCTCGGCTGGCCGCCTGGGAAGCGGTTCCCCAAAGCCCTGAAGGATCTGGGCGGCGGCGACAAAGCAATCGTTGCCCGCATGAAGGAAGGGGCAGCCGTCCCTGAGAAATACATCCGCGCTCTGGTCGGCCTCATGCGGAATGAATCAACCCTGAGCGCCTACTTCACGGCAAAGCGTCTTGGCGGGATCGAAACGCTGACCGACGATGACATCATCGAGCGGATTGCCGGCCCCCTGACGCCTGCGCCGGCCCCTCCGCCTGAGAGCGAAGACATCTTCGACAAAGGAATCGTCGGTATTGCCGAAGTCTTCAGCCGCTTCGTCGGCAAGTTGGTCCGGGAAGGTACGCTTTGCCGCGATGAGAAAGATGTGGCCACGGCCGTCGCCATGATCTTCGCAACGGTCGGACGTCATGTCACCCGCGACGCTGCCCTGGCGGATGCGGAAGCCATCACCGCGGCCGAGGCCATCATCGGACTCAGCCGCGATGCCTATCTCGAACGGGCGGTCGCCTGGTGGCGGAAAG belongs to Tautonia marina and includes:
- a CDS encoding WGR domain-containing protein produces the protein MNVFAATLEACDPARGRYRAYRLEAGTDLFGTWLVDVTYGRIGARGRTIRYLARDEAEARRLVRQSLRRRGTARKRIGVGYELRELVDPEGWVVKQCDLASWNLQKTLMAASSIARYYG
- a CDS encoding recombinase family protein, with protein sequence MNIGYARVSTLEQNLDLQQDALKAAGCEKIIVDRMSGTRRDRAGLEQVREQLRKGDVLVVWRLDRLGRSLKHLIELMSELEEQGIGFRSVTEAIDTTTPGGKLIFHIFGALAEFERNLIRERTKAGLEAARARGRQGGRPKKKDAKQRELAVRLYEEKKHAVKEICAMLGISKPTLYAYVRESSLVP
- a CDS encoding recombinase family protein, which codes for MAAEAYFNLAPKLAELRAEGLSLRQIAGWLNGEGYTTRRDMPWNQVQVKRVLGRDILYQINTYLNVKRNSKLLKFTMVDPLPF